In Alphaproteobacteria bacterium, the DNA window CAAAGACAGAGTTTTAAAAAATATAATGTCGCGTGCTCAATCGTTGGGATATGTGCTGTTAAGAAAACCGGAAAATGATGTCAAAAAAAATGACTTGTTATCAACATCTTAAGTCTTGGTCATTAGAAGCAGCGAAGCTGCGCGGCAATCTAGTCAAAAAAACAATATTTAAGCGTTTAAAGGGCTATTTTCTGGATTGCTTCTTCACCTTCGGCTCATCGCAACGACGGAAACCTAGGGTTTTGTTATGCTTAAAATTCGTGTAGATCTCTCAGGATCAAGCCGCGGGAAGTAGGAGGGTTGTAGTGTTTTCGAGTTATTTCATTATACTTGATAATAAATCTCATCTATTTTGCTTATTTGAAGATTATCCTCAGAAGACAAAACGGCAAGAACATCAAATTTTCCAGCTTTTTCCGTTTCGGCCATAAACCTAATAGTACATTCTTTGTTATTTGTAGATGGAAGAATTTTTTTTATTTCAATTGTCCAGCTGCCCATTGTTTTTTTAACTTCAGTTAATTGAGTTTCTAATTCCTTTCTACCAAGCGTAAGAATGATACCATTTGCAATTTTTTGAAAATCAGCTGTGAACAACTTTTCAATATTCACACTTTGATCAATCTCCACTCCAGAACCAAAACTAGACATAAAATCATTATATTGCTGCGCTAAATGTTGAATTGACATTTTTTAATGCCTCATTTGATGATGTAGATTAACGATTTTCTAATTCTCTATTAGTATGGCGTTAATATTCCGTTTTGAATAGGATTATATTCTAGATTAAAGGTAAACACACTTTTGTATAAAAAAATAGTAATATATATTGACATATTGTTTGTAATGTGAGACTATAATTATAGTTTAAATTATTTAATATAAGGAAATTTTATTATGAAAAAGCTATTTGTAGCATTGGCTACTATTATATCCGTCTCTAGTTTTGCAGAAGCTGCAAAAGTTGTTATCACAAATGATTCAGATTATATGCTTGAAGTATGGACCGGTAAATTTCCAAAACCCTGGAAAGATAAATTTGTTGAAGCAGGTCAGAAACTAGTTCTTGATTTACCTGATGGTCAAGAAACAATAGTTAAAATGTATCGTTATAATATGGCAGCTGCTGGTAAAAATATTTCTGGTGTTGTGGGAAGAATAATGACAGCTGAAGCGCCATCAAAAGATAATGCACTTGCATGGGGAAGTGGATTCGCTTCTTTTGGAACAGCACTTTTTAAAGGTTATCCTGTTAAAAGAGTAACACTTAATCCATCACAAGTTACTGATGGTCAAATAAAGCATATTATTGTAACTGATTATGAGCATAATGAAACAACGATTGATGCAACATTATCAGATGCTAATATTGTAGATTTTGAAGATCTCGTTAATGTGTTAACACCTTCTTTAGTGCCTGCGTTGGTAATTGAAGAAGTACCGGCACCTGTGTTGATGATTGAAAACGTAAATGATGAAGTATTGGTTGAGCTTTTAGAATCTGCATCTATATCTTCAAAAAATACTAAAGAAGAACCAGTAATTGAAGAAATTGATTAATTATAATCTACAATCTAATTAAAGAATTTTTTTGGTTTGAGTAGAAATGAAAAATCCTTTTTGATGTAATAATCAAAAAGGATTTTTCATTAGCATCGCGATTAAAAAATAGATTGCATATCAATTCACTACACAACCTTAACAAATAATAGCGCGTCAAATCGTTCTTTAAAATCCAGCAACGTGTTTAAAATCGATGCTTTTCTTTAAAAATGATTTAAGATGATTTGTAACAAATTCAGGTTGTTCCAAATTATTTACATGGGCCGCATTTGGAACAATCACGCATTCTGAATGAGGTGTTGCTTTAGCCATTTCTTGAGACTCATGTGGTGGTCGAGCAATGTCATCAGCACCTACCATGTAAAGCGTTGGACATTGAATCTGTGAAAGATCTTTCATTCTATCTTTACGATTGAAAATACCACGACCAATTGTTGTAAGGCCTTGAATGCGTTGGGGAGGATAAGCAACAAGACTTTGAACAAATCGATTCACCAAAGTAGGATTATTTTTGAGTGTTTCTTTTGTAAAAAAGTAACTTGCTAATTCTTTTGCAAATTCTTGACTAATTTTAGCTTCACGATCTAAACGATCCATTAAGCCTAAATATTCAGTCAAACTTGATGCTGGTTCTCTTCCCACATGACTCGCTGAAACTACAAGTGCTTTAACAGCTTTCGGGTATTTTAGTGCCAATTCAACACCAATCATACCACCTACCGAAAGACCAACAAAAGCAAATTCCTTAATACCTTGTTTGAGTACAGCTTGATAATAGGCTTCAGCCATTTCCTCTATAGAGTAAGGTGATTTTGGAACATTTGGAGATTGACCATGATTCCAAAGCTCAATTCCGAGGCAGTGATACTCTTTTGATAATTCATTAACTTGAGGATCCCACATATGAGCATCCCATAAATAACTATGACCAAATACGATTGGATAGCCGTTTCCTTTTTCAACGATATGTAAACTCATTATTATTCTCTTTCGTTTTCATTTTTACCTTGTTGTAAATTTTGCGCCGGACAAAAAAAAATTTCAAGAAAAATAATTTATAATGAGATTTGTATTTTTGATATCAATTTTTCAAAAGCTACATAATGATATTAATTCGCTATAATAAATTCGCAACTGATGTCATGTCTTTCTGGACCCCCAAAGCATTCAACGCAACACGCACGATTGAGGAAACATTAAGACCTGCAAGTTCATATTGTTTTTCAGGTGTATCATGATCAATGAAAAAATCTGGTAATGTCATGGGACGGCATTTAAGGCCTCTATCCAACAATCCCTCAAGCGCCAAATAATTCAACACATGCGATCCAAACCCACCGATTGCACCTTCTTCAATCGTAATCAACACTTCATGATGCATTGCTAATTGACGAATCAAATCAGTATCGAGTGGTTTTGCAAAACGTGCGTCAGCGATAGTTGTTGACCAACCTTGCGCTGCCAAACGATCAGCGGCTTTCAGGGATTCATGCAACCTTGTGCCAAAATTAAGGATAGCGATTTTACTACCCTCCCGAATAATACGCCCCTTCCCTATTTCTAGGATCTGCGGGATTTCAGGCAAAGCAATTCCAAAGCCCTCGCCGCGAGGATACCGCACCGAAGATGGATTTTGGTCAAGTGATACTTGCGTTGCAATCATATGAACAAGTTCTGCCTCGTCCGATGGTGCCATCACAATAAAACCAGGTAAATTCGCTAAAAACGCTGTGTCGTAACATCCTTGATGCGTTGCCCCATCAGCGCCGACCATGCCGGCTCTATCAATTGCAAAACGTACTGGTAATTGTTGAAGTGCTACATCATGAACAACCTGATCATAACCGCGTTGTAAAAAAGTGGAATAAATTGCGGCAAAAGGACGCATGCCTTCGGATGCCAAGCCAGCTGCAAAAGTCACTGCATGCTGTTCGGCAATACCAACGTCAAAACAACGATTCGGAAATTTTTGTGCGAATAAATCAAGCCCTGTGCCGGACGGCATGGCCGCATTAATCGCGACGATTTTAGGATCTTTTTCAGCTTCTTTAACCAAGGCTTCACCAAAAACTTTGGTATATTGTGGTGCTTTTGGTTGTGATTTTGATTGAGCGCCCGTTATCACGTTGAATTTATTCACACCATGATATTTATCCGCTGCATTTTCAGCCGGTAAATAGCCTTTACCTTTTTGTGTCACCACATGAACCAAAATGGGACGCGTCTGATCACCATCACGTACATTTTTTAAAATAGGGATAAGATGTTCTAAATTATGACCATCAACAGGTCCCACATAATAAAAACCTAATTCTTCAAATAATGTGCCACCTGTCATCATGCCACGCGCATATTCTTCAAGACGTTTGGCCCATTTTTCAAACGCTTTAGGAAATTTTGTAGCCAATGATTTCATCGCAAGCCTAAAGCTACGATAAGGTTTTGATGAAATAATCCGGGATAAATAAGCGCTCATAGCACCCACAGGTGTTGCAATGGACATATCATTATCATTAAGAATAACGATAAGTCTTGATTTTTCAGCCCCTGCATTATTCATGGCTTCATAAGCCATGCCAGAGCTCATCGATCCATCGCCAATAACAGCCACCACATGATTCGTCTTACCTTGCAAATCACGCGCAATAGCCATACCTAAAGCTGCTGAAATAGACGTACCCGCATGGGCCGCCCCAAAAGGATCATAAATACTTTCGGTACGTTTTGTAAAACCTGAAAGCCCACCGCCTTGACGTAATGTATGTATGCGATCACGACGTTCCGTTAAAATTTTATGGGGATAGGTTTGATGACTTACATCCCAAACCAAACGATCCTCTGGTGTATTAAATAAATGATGTAACGCGACTGTTAATTCAACAACACCTAAACCTGCACCTAAATGACCACCCGTTTTAGAAACAGCCTCAATCGTTGTCGCTCGCAATTCATCAGCCAATTGAATAAGCTGAGGAATTCCTAGATTTTTCATATCATCTGGATTGTGTACAAGATCAAGAAGTGGCGTTTTGTTCAAGTCAGTCATTTGCATCTCATTACATCGTAAAAATAGTAGACTACATATTCATACAACATTTTTATAAAAAATGGAGAAAAAAATGTTCTTAAATATGCTATAAAATATAATTACTGAAAAATAGCGAGTTTAAAGATGATCGCGCCAAAAGAAAATTTGTTACTCTCCATTATCCCTGCAACGATAGAAGACTACCCAACAATTCAAAACATGGCCCGCTTTTATGTATATGAAATGACACGCACTTGTGGATTTATTTCTGACGATTGGCATTGCCCCAAAGACGGTCTATATGAATCATTCGATTTTAAAATTTATTTTGAAGCACCTGACAGATTCCCATTCATTGTTAAAATAGGCGATGAACTCGCTGGATTTGTACTCATTAATAAAGTTGGTGTTTCTCCAAACACCCAATGGAATATGGGCGAATTTTTTATTCTTGCCAAATTTCAAGGTAAAGGCATTGCCAAACAAGTAGCAAACATGATTTGGCAAAAATTTCCAGGAATTTGGGAGGTACTCGTTATCCCTGAAATGGCCTATGCCTTAAAATTTTGGCGTAAAACAATCAACCCATTTACGAATAGCCATTATACGGAAGATTATAAACTTGTTCGTTTTGATCGAGACCAACCCAATAGATTTATTTTTACTTTTGACACATCGTTTATAAAAGATAAAATTCCAATTAAACCTGTTATTTCAAAAGCTGAAACATCCCACATCGATGCAATGATTTTATTATCTGATGCCAAACGAGAATCATACGAAAAAGTACAACCTCAATTTTGGAAACGCGCCGATAATGCCCATGAAAAACAAACCGAATGGTTTCATGCTTTATTAAATCAACCAGATCATATTCTACTTGTTGCCGAAATAAATAACAAAATCAAAGGGTTTATTATTGGACGACTAATCCCCGCCCCTGAAGTTTACAATCCAGGGGGACTCACCTTAATGATCGACGATTTTTGTGTTGCAGAACCTTCCATGTGGCAATCAATTGGTGCAGCACTTTTGTTTGAACTCAAAAAACAAGCCAAACTAAAAAATGTATCACAAATTCTTGTCGTTTGTGGCCATCACGATAAACCCAAAAAAACTTTTCTTGATGAAATGAATTTATCTATTGCTTCTAATTGGTATGTAGGAAACATATAGTTAAAT includes these proteins:
- a CDS encoding alpha/beta hydrolase encodes the protein MSLHIVEKGNGYPIVFGHSYLWDAHMWDPQVNELSKEYHCLGIELWNHGQSPNVPKSPYSIEEMAEAYYQAVLKQGIKEFAFVGLSVGGMIGVELALKYPKAVKALVVSASHVGREPASSLTEYLGLMDRLDREAKISQEFAKELASYFFTKETLKNNPTLVNRFVQSLVAYPPQRIQGLTTIGRGIFNRKDRMKDLSQIQCPTLYMVGADDIARPPHESQEMAKATPHSECVIVPNAAHVNNLEQPEFVTNHLKSFLKKSIDFKHVAGF
- the dxs gene encoding 1-deoxy-D-xylulose-5-phosphate synthase is translated as MTDLNKTPLLDLVHNPDDMKNLGIPQLIQLADELRATTIEAVSKTGGHLGAGLGVVELTVALHHLFNTPEDRLVWDVSHQTYPHKILTERRDRIHTLRQGGGLSGFTKRTESIYDPFGAAHAGTSISAALGMAIARDLQGKTNHVVAVIGDGSMSSGMAYEAMNNAGAEKSRLIVILNDNDMSIATPVGAMSAYLSRIISSKPYRSFRLAMKSLATKFPKAFEKWAKRLEEYARGMMTGGTLFEELGFYYVGPVDGHNLEHLIPILKNVRDGDQTRPILVHVVTQKGKGYLPAENAADKYHGVNKFNVITGAQSKSQPKAPQYTKVFGEALVKEAEKDPKIVAINAAMPSGTGLDLFAQKFPNRCFDVGIAEQHAVTFAAGLASEGMRPFAAIYSTFLQRGYDQVVHDVALQQLPVRFAIDRAGMVGADGATHQGCYDTAFLANLPGFIVMAPSDEAELVHMIATQVSLDQNPSSVRYPRGEGFGIALPEIPQILEIGKGRIIREGSKIAILNFGTRLHESLKAADRLAAQGWSTTIADARFAKPLDTDLIRQLAMHHEVLITIEEGAIGGFGSHVLNYLALEGLLDRGLKCRPMTLPDFFIDHDTPEKQYELAGLNVSSIVRVALNALGVQKDMTSVANLL
- a CDS encoding GNAT family N-acetyltransferase, which encodes MIAPKENLLLSIIPATIEDYPTIQNMARFYVYEMTRTCGFISDDWHCPKDGLYESFDFKIYFEAPDRFPFIVKIGDELAGFVLINKVGVSPNTQWNMGEFFILAKFQGKGIAKQVANMIWQKFPGIWEVLVIPEMAYALKFWRKTINPFTNSHYTEDYKLVRFDRDQPNRFIFTFDTSFIKDKIPIKPVISKAETSHIDAMILLSDAKRESYEKVQPQFWKRADNAHEKQTEWFHALLNQPDHILLVAEINNKIKGFIIGRLIPAPEVYNPGGLTLMIDDFCVAEPSMWQSIGAALLFELKKQAKLKNVSQILVVCGHHDKPKKTFLDEMNLSIASNWYVGNI